TAGGTAAAGGTTGTGTAAGGTCTGTACCGATTCGCTTACTTCAAGGAGCTACCCATGCAGATGCACCCCAACAAGGACACCCAGCTGTGCATGTCACTGTCGGCGCGTCCTGGAAATTTCGGCCTGCGTTTCCATAACCATCTGTATGAGCAGTTGGGCCTCAATTTCTACTATAAGGCCTTCAGCAGCCAGGACTTGCCCGGCGCGATCGGTGGCATCCGGGCGCTGGGCATTCGCGGCTGTGGCGTATCCATGCCGTTCAAGGAAGCTGCCATCGCCTTAGTGGACGAACTTGACGATTCGGTTCACGCCATTGATTCGCTGAACACCATCGTCAACACCGACGGCCGTTTGAAGGCCTACAACACCGATTACATTGCCGTCGAGCAACTGCTGAAAAAGCATCAGGTGCCGAAAGACGCAAGCTTCGCCCTGCACGGCAGCGGCGGCATGGCCAAGGCCGTGGCCAGTGCCTTGCGCGATGGCGGGTACGCCAAGGGTGTGATCGTGGCGCGCAACGAGGCGGCGGGAAGGGCTCTGGCGCAGAACCTGGGATATGCATGGCAGGCTGAACTGGGCGAGTTACGCCCGCAGATGCTGGTGAATGTGACACCGATTGGCATGAGCGGCGGGGCGGAGGCGGATCAGCTGGCGTTTGTGGCCGATGCTGTGGATAACGCCGAGACGGTGTTCGATGTAGTCGCCATTCCCGCCGAAACGCCGTTGATCGTGCGCGCACGTGCCAACGGCAAGCGGGTAATTACCGGGCTTGAAGTGATTGCGATCC
This genomic stretch from Pseudomonas orientalis harbors:
- a CDS encoding shikimate 5-dehydrogenase, translating into MQMHPNKDTQLCMSLSARPGNFGLRFHNHLYEQLGLNFYYKAFSSQDLPGAIGGIRALGIRGCGVSMPFKEAAIALVDELDDSVHAIDSLNTIVNTDGRLKAYNTDYIAVEQLLKKHQVPKDASFALHGSGGMAKAVASALRDGGYAKGVIVARNEAAGRALAQNLGYAWQAELGELRPQMLVNVTPIGMSGGAEADQLAFVADAVDNAETVFDVVAIPAETPLIVRARANGKRVITGLEVIAIQALEQFVLYTGVRPTQEQFQAAVAFARS